From Nicotiana tabacum cultivar K326 chromosome 22, ASM71507v2, whole genome shotgun sequence, one genomic window encodes:
- the LOC107811575 gene encoding glucan endo-1,3-beta-glucosidase, acidic-like: MVPETHNFSSSVSNYSLISILAMALCIKNGFLAAALVLVGLLRCSIQMIGAQSIGVCYGKIANNLPSVQDVIKLYNANGIRRMRIYYPHTNVFNALKGSNIEIILDVPNQDLESLTDPSRANGWVQDNIINHFPDVKFKYISVGNEVSPTNNGQYAPFVAPAMQNVYNALAAAGLKDQIKVSTATYSGILANTYPPKDSIFRGEFNSFINPIIQFLVRHNLPLLANVYPYFGHIFNTADVPLSYALFTQQGTNSAGYQNLFDALLDSMYFAVEKAGGQNVEIIVSESGWPSEGNSAATIENAQTYYRNLINHVKSGAGTPKKPGKTIETYLFAMFDENNKGGDITEKHFGLFSPDQRAKYQLNFN; encoded by the exons ATGGTTCCTGAAACGCACAACTTCAGCTCAAGTGTATCTAATTATTCTCTCATTTCCATTTTAGCTATGGCTTTATGCATTAAAAATGGCTTTCTTGCAGCTGCCCTTGTACTTGTTGGATTGTTAAGGTGCAGTATCCAAATGATAG GGGCACAATCTATTGGAGTATGCTATGGAAAAATTGCCAACAATTTACCATCAGTTCAAGATGTTATAAAACTATACAATGCTAATGGCATCAGGAGGATGAGAATATACTATCCACACACAAATGTCTTCAATGCTCTCAAAGGAAGTAACATTGAGATCATTCTCGATGTCCCAAATCAAGATCTTGAATCCCTAACTGATCCTTCAAGAGCCAATGGATGGGTCCAGGATAACATAATAAATCATTTCCCAGATgttaaatttaaatatatatcTGTTGGAAATGAAGTATCTCCCACAAATAATGGTCAATATGCACCATTTGTTGCTCCTGCCATGCAAAACGTGTACAATGCATTAGCAGCAGCAGGATTGAAAGATCAAATCAAGGTCTCAACTGCAACATATTCAGGGATCTTAGCGAATACCTACCCGCCCAAAGACAGTATTTTTCGAGGAGAATTCAATAGTTTCATTAATCCCATAATCCAATTTCTAGTACGACATAACCTTCCACTCTTAGCCAATGTCTATCCTTATTTTGGTCACATTTTCAACACTGCTGATGTCCCACTTTCTTATGCATTGTTCACACAACAAGGAACAAATTCAGCAGGGtatcaaaatctttttgatgccCTTTTGGATTCTATGTATTTTGCTGTAGAGAAAGCTGGAGGACAAAATGTGGAGATTATTGTATCTGAAAGTGGCTGGCCTTCTGAAGGAAACTCTGCAGCAACTATTGAAAATGCTCAAACTTATTACAGAAATTTGATTAATCATGTGAAAAGCGGGGCAGGAACTCCAAAGAAACCTGGAAAGACTATAGAAACTTATTTGTTTGCCATGTTTGATGAAAATAATAAGGGAGGAGATATCACAGAGAAACACTTTGGACTCTTTTCTCCTGATCAGAGGGCAAAATATCAActcaatttcaattaa